A genome region from Streptomyces pratensis includes the following:
- a CDS encoding lanthionine synthetase C family protein → MVPKHCSAARQVADDIAQRLQDGERLETTVGTSPDWPDVEPRLTLSSMASGLPGTSIVFSNRAAASSGNALVAHDHLQRSIRLLKADPRPSIGLHGQLTGTAFAAAMAQRGGSGYRKALDSFDSHVALHADGLCRVVELDSPGPMDRYDAIDGLAGVGRYLLLRGEGSRPSLEAVLRALVALMRPTSVDAQKVPAFWSLNAPNRRYDAQEGKRFASGHLNLGVSHGVAGPLALFSLAWEQGFTVPGQKEAMEQLGEIFTRFVIEDEYGPFWPNFISLPEWAQGRCTTGRGRTAWCYGAPGISRSMQLAGVALSRPDWVELAEKSVEALLHVPLDRYGATHPSLCHGWAGIMHVLKFFTHGDQGGRVEVLIDAIAERVISSYRPGCPDFNINLGGGEAGEPAGFLEGAAGVVLALDAYADGGVYVPWDAALLVN, encoded by the coding sequence ATGGTTCCCAAGCACTGCTCGGCAGCACGCCAGGTGGCCGACGACATCGCTCAGCGCCTCCAGGACGGGGAGCGGCTGGAGACAACCGTGGGAACCAGCCCGGACTGGCCGGATGTCGAGCCCAGGCTGACCCTGTCATCCATGGCGAGTGGTCTTCCGGGGACCTCGATCGTCTTCAGCAACCGTGCTGCCGCGTCATCCGGGAACGCGCTGGTCGCACATGATCACCTGCAGCGCTCCATACGGCTGCTCAAGGCCGACCCACGGCCCTCCATCGGACTGCACGGGCAGCTGACGGGGACCGCCTTCGCGGCGGCCATGGCGCAGCGAGGGGGGAGCGGGTACAGGAAGGCGCTGGACTCGTTCGATTCCCATGTAGCGCTGCACGCCGACGGGCTCTGCCGTGTGGTGGAACTGGACAGCCCGGGACCCATGGACCGCTACGACGCCATCGACGGGCTGGCCGGCGTCGGCCGGTATCTGCTCCTCAGGGGCGAAGGTTCCAGGCCGTCGCTGGAAGCGGTCCTGAGAGCACTGGTCGCACTGATGAGGCCCACATCCGTCGATGCGCAGAAGGTGCCCGCGTTCTGGTCGCTGAACGCACCCAACCGGCGCTACGACGCCCAGGAGGGCAAGAGGTTCGCGTCGGGCCACCTGAACCTGGGTGTCTCTCACGGTGTCGCAGGCCCACTGGCACTCTTCTCCCTGGCCTGGGAACAAGGATTCACCGTGCCGGGTCAGAAGGAAGCCATGGAGCAGCTCGGCGAGATCTTCACCCGGTTCGTCATCGAGGACGAGTACGGGCCTTTCTGGCCCAATTTCATCTCGCTGCCCGAATGGGCGCAGGGCCGGTGCACCACGGGCCGGGGGCGGACCGCCTGGTGCTACGGAGCGCCGGGAATCTCCCGGTCCATGCAGTTGGCCGGTGTGGCTCTGAGCCGGCCCGACTGGGTGGAGCTCGCCGAGAAGTCCGTCGAGGCGCTGCTCCACGTACCCCTCGACCGGTACGGAGCGACGCACCCGTCGCTCTGCCACGGATGGGCCGGCATCATGCACGTGTTGAAGTTCTTCACCCACGGTGACCAAGGGGGCCGGGTCGAGGTACTGATAGATGCGATCGCGGAGCGCGTCATCTCCTCGTACCGCCCTGGCTGCCCGGACTTCAACATCAACCTGGGGGGTGGTGAGGCCGGAGAGCCCGCAGGATTCCTGGAGGGCGCGGCCGGCGTCGTTCTCGCACTGGACGCCTACGCGGACGGGGGCGTCTACGTACCCTGGGACGCCGCTCTGCTGGTGAATTGA